The region GACACACCCTCATCATTTAAAGCCCTGATAACATGCTGCAGTGGGCAGAGCCTCTCAATCCATAAAATCACACACAGTTCTACAGATCCtcattaccatcatcatcatctccaaCACACAAGAACATCATCAGATACTTGAGAAGAAGAGAAGATGTCTGCATCTGAAGGCACAAAACAAGGTGAGAACTAAAGATGTATAAACAAAATGAAGATATAGCTCTCActtgatacatttaaaaatatatattttttttattattataaaaatatcagAATACAAATTCAATGGCATGATAATaattttcatgtaaatatttttttctgtttattaattttgctACGTATAcaggttcttttattttttttcaagctgaAACAATTCTATATTTCTCTAACAGgtataaaattgcttttttttctctgcagtgaaaaaacagatgaaaatcgCTGAGAATTTGCATAAATACTCCTTACACTTTTCAAAGGACGTCATGAAGGCAAGTGAAGCATTAAAAGCACAGAAAATCTCCTCTATGGAAAGTTATGTCCTGCTCATGAGTTTTATCATTAACTTACTTTTATAAGCTATTATCAAGACTGCCAGCATTATTTACCACACGTTAAcatatttgttaatgttactCTTTTACTATCTTAAACTTGCAGTTTACACTATGACCTACTCTAAACTACAATGCAAATAATGTTCAAAACCCACATTCACTATGGCacatcactgcacacacacacacacacatacacacacacacacacacacacacacacacacacacacacacatatatatatatatatatatattatttgttgagTGCACTCGCTGCAGAGTGAAAGTATGTGATAGAGATCTGCACTTTACAAccaaaaaaacttaattacataaaaaacttaattcaatTCCAGAACCTCCAGAAAACATGTGCAGACACTATAAATTATGATCTATCATTTGAATTATATGGTTCCAAGCCAGGTGTAACACTTAATACTTTAAACAGTATACTGTATAGCTATGAAATACACTACACTCATAACAACAAAGGTTTCAAAACAATCTTTCTTAGagtgaatattacattttttccacTCTAACGCGGTCACCAGAGCTGCATCTCTTTAAAGGGTACTTTTCtataccttatttacccctaaggAGAGCATATTAGTTGAGGGCCTGTCTGCAGTGGTGCTGCTGCATGCTGGTATTGCATGTTTGGTGGTTCATTATTGCCCTTTGTATCTCTGTGTTTCTCATTGTTTACATTTCTGGGACAAATTTGATGCATGTGTACTATTTAGacaaatatttattacttttacactgaaatatgtTGAATGTTGAAATCGAGAACTGCCCCTTTAAGAATGCCGGCAGTTGAGAGAGCATTTGGTGGAGTAGCACAGTTTCCACATCCGTGATATTTAAGATTATATTCTtgtatctattttatttattttaatttatttataaaccgATATTAAAGGAAGACATTTTAATCAGCAAAACTGAATATGTTATATCATTGGACACGGAGTGAGTCAAGCTGAAATGATACAAAGCTCTGTTACATGTATTTTTCTATTTGACAGTAAATGCCCTGAGAATTGGACAttacaggatattccgccatgttTCATGTTCGAAGggagtgtatatgttccattcaaagggcattaaagtttgtgagatgtgaatttaaattgtgtttatttacagaggtaggctatattatgtcacacttcacacttctctagtaagtttcatctgtgtgtgaaaACTGCAGGCAGTGGTGTAGCACAAATCCGCGAATAAACAGCCATATTGCTGCTAAAAATCACGAGggttgcgaggactggaattggaGAACTGCTGGTTTAGATTTGAAAGTGAAGTGAggtgtgctttgcatttaaccccatccaagtgcacacacacacacacacacacacacacacacacacacacacacacacacacacacacaccacacacacacacacacaaacacacacacaacacacacacacacacacacacacacacacacacacacacacacacaacacacacacacacacacacacagcagtgggcagccatattacTGCAGCGGAAGTATTTTCTCTCCATGCTATGAGTGTGCCGAGTGTGCTCTAGCTTTgatgtgctccattttccgggctgctctctttagggggCGAGTGTGCTTGTAATActatggtgtcagactgttttccttaatcttctttaagcatAAAGGAGTAACTGTATCTAGTCCACAGTTTCTGTTACATCcagtttttctgagctattggatatgctttGAGAAATTGAGACGAGTCAGAGTCCAGTATCAGTCTGCTTTACACACTCCATCCCACGCTTGGCGTTGTACTTGGCAGCGAATATATTGGTCAGCATCTCAAAACAACATCTTTAGGTCTTCCATGTAACTACTATCTTATCCCAGTTGTTTAAGTTATATTTAGTCTGCTGGTGAAAATGATTAATACACCTAGCAAACAGATGTCTTTTGTCTTGTAGATCTTCAATGACCCCATTCATGGACACATGGAGCTGCACCCCCTGCTGGTGAAGATCATCGACACTCCTCAGTTTCAGAGACTCAGACACATCAAACAGCTGGGAGGGATATACCTGGTGTATCCCGGCGCTTCTCACAATCGCTTTGAACACTCTCTTGGGtgagatattattatattcaaaggtttattaaattcaattcagaTGAGAACTGATCTGAACTGAGCCTTCAATACTGTGAAATTGTGGAAAGCTGGTTGTAAACATTCAATCGACGCTTTAtatcttttgtttcatttattgattgattgactattttaaaaatattattgtattgtataatcACTCAGTCTGCTCAGTAAAAATGCTAGATTCAGTAAGCTAAtatcttgtttgtgtgtgttagcgtGGCATATTTAGCAGGTTGTCTGGTGAAGATCCTTCATGACAATCAGCCTGAGCTCAACATTACCAAACATGATTTCCTGTGTGTTCAGATCGCTGGTCTGTGTCACGACTTGGGTGAGTAGTGCTAACGCTTATGGAAAATTATACagctacaaattaaaaaaaaaaaaaaaaaccccacaacgAGAAAAACCGTTAATAGGCAATACTGGTATCTTTATCTCATATTTGTGTTGATTTGATACTTTTGTTTGAAGtgctgttaatttatttatttatttatttatttatttatttgtgttgataaaagttatttcaaaagGAATGGGTCATATAGATTAAAATCATAAGGAGAAGTAACATCATATctttataacatttaatatatttgattttttcccCTGTGATATTTTCAATtctacacaaaaataatgtttattattattattattattattattattattattatttcttattaacccttttttctttttttaggtcaTGGTCCAATTTCTCATTCATTTGATGGTCGGGTTATTCCTaaagccaaaaaaattaaaagatccAAAGGTAAGTGCTTGTGTAAAAATGAAATCTAATCAGAAAGATCTGTGAACATGCAAGTGTCGTACTTGTGTCATCGTTATATTTGGACAACTCAAGCTATTTGTTGGGACAGTGTATATGTGATTACACTGAACCTGAAATATAGTTGGCTAATGTAGATATGATTGAGAGTTCATTCTTTTTTCTTAGGCTTGCCTGATGACATTCCTGAAAAGTGGAAGGTGAGCAATTTTAGGGCCTGCAACAACTGATTGATAACatagaaaattgaaaataatcaaCAGTTTCATAATCACTTACATTCACTCTTCTTATCAACAGCATGAGCAGATGTCAATTCTGATGTTCGATGACATTGTGAAGAGTCTGAAGGCTGAGAATGAAGACGTGTTGAAAGAACATGGACTGGATGATAAAGACGTCACCTTCATTAAAGAGTTAATCGAAGGAGCAACAACTTCAGAGGTACATATTGATGTGGTTAATTAACTCATCGACTTACAGTCTGTAGTGGAAAATGTTAAAGTGATTATTTTTCAGTGGACATACAAGGGCAGAGATGAAGACAAATCCTTCCTGTATGAGATCGTGGCAAATAAACAGAATGGCATCGATGTGGACAAATGGGACTATTTTGCACGGTAGATATACATGCTTTcttaacaaacatatatatatatatattatgtgtctaaaatgtatgtTAATATGTTTAACCTAATTTAATTATATACGTCCCATGCCTCTAAATGACATGCTTCCTTGAGTATCAAGACAATGACAAGTCAATGAACTGAATTTAACAACTACTTTTcagctaaaacatttttttaattattattattattttttttttctaatttcacaGAGGAGCTgaaacaaaacatgtattaatattattattttatatgtgacAACTTTAATTCAGCCGTGTCTTGTTCATTTTTTAGTGTGACAAAATTATCCATCAACAAGCTGGTTTAAAGATCATCCTCTCATTTATGacccatatttaatgtttatttgacagAGACTGTCATCACCTGGGCATCCGAAACAGTTTTGACCATCAGCGTCTGCTGAAGTTTGCTCGAGTCTGTGAAGTGAACGGAAGAAATCAATCTGCATCTGCTTCAGAGACAAGGTGCCTGATtcaatcatcacacacacaaaaataacaaagtattggtaaatgaaacatttacaaacattataatcattatagtggcattcattataaaacaatatttaggcTATTACAAACTTCACAGCTATTTTTACTTCACTCCAGGTTATCTTTCGTGTGTGAATATCCAGGTAAAACAGCATTTTCACATGTGCACGTTTGGAAAAACACCAATGTTACGCTGATCAACAGCCCAACAGTCAATTTAAAGCGACCCATGGAACTTTTCAATGTGCGCTTTGCCCATGTTTTGTATGACGTAAATGTGAGATTTAATGTGAGCACTGCATTATGGGATCTCTGAAACACTGATGTTTGTGTGTCTAACAGGAGGCTGATAATGTTTATGACATGTTTCGCACTCGATACACTCTCCATCGCCAGGCCTATCAGCACAAGATGGGCTACATCATTGACACCATGTGAGTTTCTCTGAGCATGAAGAGGATGTGGATATAAAACACACACCTGCAGATACCAAACAGCAGTGAATGTCATATCTGTGCTGCCATGATATTAAAATGCTGCATCACCAGTTCTTCTTTTAGGAAGATTATACAGATTCATCTTTGTGCCTGTGCACAAACTCAGATGTTTTTCTCTGTGTTAGGTTTGCAGAAGCACTCATACGAGCTGATCGTGATCTTCATGAAGGAAAACCTGAAGATATGCTGAAGATTTCTGAAGCCATAAAGACAGCAGAGGACTACAGCAAACTCACAGGTCAGCTGAAAGATGCGCTGAAGGTGAAATATATCATATATGGTACATTTTCCCTATAGTGCATCTTCCATACTCAGTTAAACATTCTGTTTTTGGGGATTCATGGTGATGTGTCTCAAAACAtagtatatgtaaaataatatatttttattattaaaataatgatttttattatttacatatgagATGATTTGGGGAAACCCTAGTTCTAGTAATGACTCTTCTGTTCTTCTGTCAGATGAGATCTttaagcagatatcgtcctccaCTGCTGATAATCTGAAGGAAGCTCGAGACATACTGAACAAGATCGTAAGAAGAAAACTGCCAAAGTTTGTTGGAGAAGCTCGACTGACTGAGAACAGCATGTCAAAGGTAACTGAAAAACACTGGTTTAGTGTTTGACTGATATGACCAATATTCAAAAAACATGCCTTACCATGTGTTTAAAtaattacactctaaaaaatgctgggttaaatataacccagtgctgggttaaaaagggaccaacccagcggttgggttgttttgacccagcggttgggtagtccaggggtcagaaagtaaaagtcctgccatatttttgctccatccatgaactcagcagcttatttcaccagaggaggaaccaagtcattcctttcaagtcacaaacaagtctcaagtcaaatcccaagtcctcaaagagttaaagtta is a window of Cyprinus carpio isolate SPL01 chromosome B1, ASM1834038v1, whole genome shotgun sequence DNA encoding:
- the LOC109065485 gene encoding LOW QUALITY PROTEIN: deoxynucleoside triphosphate triphosphohydrolase SAMHD1-like (The sequence of the model RefSeq protein was modified relative to this genomic sequence to represent the inferred CDS: deleted 2 bases in 1 codon; substituted 1 base at 1 genomic stop codon) — encoded protein: MSASEGTKQVKKQMKIAENLHKYSLHFSKDVMKIFNDPIHGHMELHPLLVKIIDTPQFQRLRHIKQLGGIYLVYPGASHNRFEHSLGVAYLAGCLVKILHDNQPELNITKHDFLCVQIAGLCHDLGHGPISHSFDGRVIPKAKKIKRSKGLPDDIPEKWKHEQMSILMFDDIVKSLKAENEDVLKEHGLDDKDVTFIKELIEGATTSEWTYKGRDEDKSFLYEIVANKQNGIDVDKWDYFARDCHHLGIRNSFDHQRLLKFARVCEVNGRNQCICFRDKEADNVYDMFRTRYTLHRQAYQHKMGYIIDTMFAEALIRADRDLHEGKPEDMLKISEAIKTAEDYSKLTDEIFKQISSSTADNLKEARDILNKIVRRKLPKFVGEARLTENSMSKEELTETWKAAVHKYEPADPTVSLSADDFSIYVVDLDHGMKDKNPIEKVYFYSKRKPNEASPIKDYQLSSFLPQRFNEELVRVYXKNTTDGNKEELKKKVEEAEKCFQDWCKSKFGCH